The region CATCCCTCGATGCGAAGAGCCCGCCGAGGCGGCCGTTGACGATCCGCGACGTCACGTCCACACCATCTAGTGAGAGCCGTACGTCTCCCGCCGCGTCGTTGGACGTAGTAACCCGGTTGACCGTTTCGCGGTCGACGAGGTTGCGCATCCCCAAGGTGACGGTCAGGGAGCCGTTCTTGTCCTCCAGGGTGCCGATCTCCGCAAGACCGGACAATTCGGTGACAAGCCCGTCCCGCGCGTCCCGCAGGTCGTTCGCGTTCGCGCTCCCGCCGCCGGACTCTATCTGCACGATCTGTGCGTTGAGCCGGGCGATGTCGGTCGCGATGCCGTTGACCCGGTCCGCCACGTCGGCGATCTCCCCGTTCGTCTCCTTGATCGTCCCGAGGAGGTTCCTTTCCATCTGTTTCATGGTGTCGACAAGGGTGTTGGCGTCCGAGATCAGGACCGTCCGCTTCGCCGTATCCTCGGGGGTCGCCGAAAGGGTCCGCCAGGAGTCGAAAAAAGCGTTGATGGAATCGGAAAGTCCCGCCCCGCCGGCATCGTTGAAGACCTGCTCGACCTGGCCGAGCACCTGGTCCATCACCGACGACCTGCCGTAGTTCTGCTCCTGGCCGAGGAGCTGGCCCGAAATGAACCGGTCGTAGCGTCTCTCGATGCTCGAGACGGCGACGCCCATGCCGAGGTAACCGCCGGGCACCCGCACGATGGGGCTTGCGATCCGGAGTATCGCCTCCTGTCGGGTGTAGCCGGGGGTGTTGACGTTGGCGATGTTGTGTGACGCGACGTTGATCGCGGCCTGGCTCGCGAAGATAGCGGATTTGCCGATGTTCAGGAGGTTCATGAGCGCCATCTCACGTCTCCCGCGA is a window of Deltaproteobacteria bacterium CG2_30_66_27 DNA encoding:
- a CDS encoding flagellar hook-associated protein FlgK, whose amino-acid sequence is MALMNLLNIGKSAIFASQAAINVASHNIANVNTPGYTRQEAILRIASPIVRVPGGYLGMGVAVSSIERRYDRFISGQLLGQEQNYGRSSVMDQVLGQVEQVFNDAGGAGLSDSINAFFDSWRTLSATPEDTAKRTVLISDANTLVDTMKQMERNLLGTIKETNGEIADVADRVNGIATDIARLNAQIVQIESGGGSANANDLRDARDGLVTELSGLAEIGTLEDKNGSLTVTLGMRNLVDRETVNRVTTSNDAAGDVRLSLDGVDVTSRIVNGRLGGLFASRDAVESGPLVGLRRLAAALTDEMNQLHRAGVGLDGTTGNDFFTPLSPPLTEADAISNLDVAVSDPRKIAAASAASALPGDNTNALRIAGLAEASVASLGNATFSGYYGGIVADVGKSARDASDLQQFDGNLRSELQNRRESASGVSLDEEATNLIAFQRAYEAGAKIIRITDELLQAVLKL